The following proteins come from a genomic window of Streptomyces liliiviolaceus:
- a CDS encoding sensor histidine kinase: MTSPTHPGERPAIRGLLTAFVLTAVLAGLAVAGAVVNAPAGVRLPLALGGSAAGLLLCAAVVVAVYAVLSGRTMRRRLETLTQDVGRMLQERVRLTEDTRLERVRLTGELERERARLTAELAQEHARLTDSLAAERARIVQEQGAEHARLTDSLTAERDRVAREHSTERARLAEENTQLTVRLREANASRTAAVSATANAAGRMQAVATAMLADLRAMEERHSDEDVLADLLHLDHRTAQAGRLADSLAVLTGARSGRRWARPIGMESILRGAMGRIGSYQRVRVHSASQAAVAGHAAEAVMHALAELLDNAANFSPPTAEVHVYVEEVPAGVIVSVEDSGLVMSDLQLRRAEEAVTGRGSELGGLTGTRLGLAVVGRLAHRYGLKISFRPSARGGTGVLLLVPQDILVVQGTSTPPADRTPEVPAARKPSATAGTTTAPAAPELPRRHGGSVAPAPDKGADAARAPGPGRDLDSAPAHAYATSATPAPSGTPAAPAPSGTPAAPAASGTPAPAAGAEESVEEPVEDLPRRRRGRTLAEAEAERARVAARSTTPHTAPSAVDVQVRAARFGSFRQAVRGVPAASEQPGTTGAGTADQQSGTGTAPATGQSPPAPQSG, encoded by the coding sequence ATGACTTCCCCCACGCACCCGGGCGAACGGCCCGCCATCCGAGGCCTGCTGACGGCTTTCGTACTCACGGCGGTACTGGCCGGGCTCGCGGTCGCGGGCGCGGTCGTCAACGCGCCGGCCGGCGTGCGCCTGCCGCTCGCGCTGGGCGGCAGCGCGGCGGGCCTCCTGTTGTGCGCGGCCGTCGTCGTGGCCGTGTACGCCGTCCTCTCCGGCCGGACGATGCGCCGGCGGCTGGAGACGCTGACCCAGGACGTCGGCCGGATGCTCCAGGAACGTGTCCGGCTGACCGAGGACACGCGTCTCGAACGCGTGCGGCTGACGGGTGAGCTGGAGCGGGAGCGGGCCCGCCTGACGGCGGAACTGGCCCAGGAACATGCCCGGCTGACCGACTCGCTCGCCGCCGAACGCGCCCGCATCGTCCAGGAGCAGGGCGCGGAGCACGCCCGGCTGACCGACTCGCTGACTGCCGAGCGCGACCGGGTCGCCCGGGAGCACAGCACGGAGCGTGCCCGGCTCGCCGAGGAGAACACGCAGCTCACGGTGCGGCTGCGGGAGGCGAACGCCTCGCGCACCGCCGCCGTCTCCGCCACCGCCAACGCGGCGGGGCGCATGCAGGCCGTGGCCACCGCGATGCTCGCGGACCTGCGGGCCATGGAGGAGCGGCACTCCGACGAGGACGTCCTCGCCGACCTCCTCCACCTCGACCATCGCACCGCGCAGGCCGGCCGGCTCGCGGACTCCCTCGCGGTGCTGACCGGGGCCCGCTCGGGCCGACGCTGGGCGCGGCCGATCGGCATGGAGTCCATCCTGCGTGGCGCCATGGGCCGCATCGGCAGCTACCAGCGGGTCCGGGTCCACTCCGCCAGCCAGGCCGCCGTCGCCGGGCACGCCGCCGAGGCCGTGATGCACGCGCTGGCCGAACTGCTCGACAACGCCGCGAACTTCTCCCCGCCGACCGCCGAGGTGCACGTCTACGTGGAGGAGGTGCCGGCCGGTGTCATCGTCTCCGTCGAGGACAGCGGCCTGGTCATGAGCGACCTGCAACTGCGCCGTGCCGAGGAGGCGGTCACCGGCCGGGGCAGCGAACTCGGCGGTCTCACCGGCACCCGGCTGGGCCTCGCCGTCGTCGGCAGGCTCGCCCACCGGTACGGCCTCAAGATCTCCTTCCGGCCCTCGGCCCGCGGCGGCACCGGCGTTCTGCTGCTCGTCCCGCAGGACATCCTCGTCGTCCAGGGCACCTCGACCCCGCCGGCCGACCGCACCCCGGAGGTGCCGGCCGCCCGGAAGCCGTCTGCCACCGCGGGCACCACGACCGCGCCCGCTGCCCCGGAACTGCCGCGGCGCCACGGTGGGTCCGTGGCGCCCGCCCCGGACAAGGGCGCCGACGCGGCACGGGCTCCCGGGCCCGGCCGGGACCTCGATTCCGCCCCCGCGCACGCATACGCCACCTCAGCCACGCCTGCCCCCTCCGGCACCCCTGCCGCGCCTGCCCCCTCCGGCACCCCTGCCGCGCCTGCCGCCTCCGGCACCCCTGCCCCGGCCGCCGGTGCGGAGGAATCCGTGGAGGAGCCCGTGGAGGATCTGCCCCGGCGCCGCCGCGGACGGACCCTCGCCGAGGCCGAGGCCGAGCGGGCGCGTGTGGCGGCGCGCTCCACCACACCGCACACCGCGCCGTCCGCCGTGGACGTACAGGTACGCGCCGCCCGCTTCGGCAGCTTCCGCCAAGCCGTGCGCGGGGTTCCCGCCGCTTCCGAGCAGCCCGGGACGACCGGGGCAGGCACAGCGGACCAACAGTCCGGCACCGGCACCGCACCCGCCACCGGCCAGTCCCCACCCGCCCCCCAGAGCGGCTGA
- a CDS encoding N-formylglutamate amidohydrolase — MTGTSAPYSLVPGAPASPVILHVPHSSRTVPADARSGIVLNDEALQRELDHITDSHTARIAAEAAARCAVAPWRFVNGLSRLVVDPERFPDEREEMRAVGMGAVYTRTTHGEPLRPDDTLDRPDDTPDRADDDPDRLGHPGASAEQPLLESYFHPYAAAMTDAVTQRLAAAGRAVIVDVHSYPTDRLPYELHGDGPRPPVCLGTDAFHTPPDLLTSAEKAFTGFGGTGINSPFAGTYVPLKYYGTDRRVTALMIEIRRDVYMTEPGGPAGPGLARVAAALAELVETVTAMPEA, encoded by the coding sequence ATGACCGGTACTTCGGCTCCGTACAGCCTTGTACCCGGCGCCCCCGCCTCACCGGTGATCCTGCACGTACCGCACTCCTCACGGACCGTCCCCGCGGACGCGCGAAGCGGCATCGTCCTCAACGACGAAGCGCTGCAACGGGAGTTGGACCACATCACCGACTCCCATACCGCGCGGATCGCCGCGGAGGCCGCCGCCCGGTGCGCGGTCGCGCCCTGGCGGTTCGTCAACGGGTTGTCCCGGCTGGTCGTGGACCCCGAACGCTTCCCGGACGAACGGGAGGAGATGCGGGCGGTGGGCATGGGAGCCGTCTACACCCGCACCACGCACGGCGAACCGCTCCGACCGGACGACACCCTGGACCGACCGGACGACACCCCGGACCGAGCGGACGACGACCCGGACCGCCTCGGTCACCCGGGCGCGTCGGCCGAACAGCCGCTCCTGGAAAGCTACTTCCACCCGTACGCCGCCGCCATGACCGACGCCGTGACACAGCGGCTGGCAGCGGCCGGGCGAGCCGTGATCGTCGACGTGCACTCCTATCCCACGGACCGGCTGCCGTACGAACTCCACGGCGACGGCCCCCGCCCACCCGTCTGCCTCGGAACCGACGCCTTCCACACACCGCCCGACCTCCTCACCAGCGCGGAGAAGGCGTTCACCGGCTTCGGCGGTACGGGCATCAACAGCCCCTTCGCCGGCACGTACGTACCGCTGAAGTACTACGGCACCGACCGGCGGGTCACCGCCCTGATGATCGAGATCCGCCGGGACGTCTACATGACCGAGCCGGGCGGTCCGGCGGGGCCCGGCCTCGCCCGGGTGGCGGCCGCACTGGCGGAACTGGTCGAGACGGTCACCGCGATGCCCGAGGCCTGA
- the fusA gene encoding elongation factor G — MRTELHLHDRRFSHPAAPLDAVRNLGILAHVDAGKTTVTERILYVTGTTHKRGEVHDGTTVTDFDPQERDRGITIFAAAVSCDWDGHRVNLIDTPGHVDFSDEVVRSLRVLDGAVAVFDAVAGVEPQSESVWRQADRFGVPRIAFVNKLDRAGADLDSAVASIRERLHPAPLVVQLPIGSEDGFRGVVDLVRMRALVWAEEAEGAAGTGGVEEGPVPEGLSEEAGRRRRLLEEAVAELHPGALEEFCTPAGLSARTLAGALRDLTRTGDGVVVLCGSAYRNRGIEPLLDAVVAYLPSPSDVPAVRGTLDGGEQVRAADPDAPFAALAFKVHSTATGRLTYLRLYSGTIRKGEVVAVRDANATRTERIGRILRVQADRHAQLDRAVAGDIVAVVGLKSARAGSTLCAPGAPLLLEAPVTAEPVVSVAVEARTSTDTDRLVAALARLVEEDPSLVVRTDDETGQTVLSGMGELHLEVAVEKIRRAQGLDVRVGRPRVAYRETVVRGVAGLVFRHVKQDGGAGQFAHVVLDVEPLEGDADREDGGSATGFEFRSTVVGGRVPQEYVRAVEAGCRDALGEGPLGGHPVTGLRVVLRDGATHTKDSSEMAFRTAGRFALREALRACAMAVLEPVVEVTVTAPDEAVGGVLGDLAARRGRVTGSAARAGAAVVTATVPLAELFGYATRLRSRTQGRGVFTTRPTGYAPAPTSVPRGPAPR, encoded by the coding sequence GTGCGTACCGAACTCCATCTTCATGACCGTCGCTTCTCTCATCCCGCCGCCCCGCTGGACGCCGTCCGCAATCTCGGCATCCTCGCCCATGTCGACGCGGGCAAGACCACCGTCACCGAGCGGATCCTGTATGTCACCGGGACCACGCACAAGCGTGGTGAGGTGCATGACGGGACGACCGTCACCGACTTCGACCCCCAGGAGCGCGACCGCGGGATCACCATCTTCGCCGCCGCCGTCAGCTGTGACTGGGATGGGCATCGCGTCAACCTGATCGACACTCCGGGGCACGTCGACTTCTCCGACGAGGTCGTACGTTCGCTGCGCGTACTGGACGGGGCGGTCGCGGTGTTCGACGCCGTCGCGGGGGTCGAGCCGCAGAGCGAGTCGGTGTGGCGGCAGGCCGACCGGTTCGGTGTGCCGCGGATCGCGTTCGTCAACAAGCTGGACCGGGCCGGGGCCGACCTCGACTCGGCGGTCGCGTCCATCCGGGAACGGCTGCATCCGGCGCCGCTGGTCGTGCAGTTGCCCATCGGCTCGGAGGACGGGTTCCGCGGAGTCGTCGACCTGGTGCGGATGCGGGCGTTGGTCTGGGCCGAGGAGGCCGAGGGCGCCGCAGGGACCGGCGGGGTCGAGGAAGGGCCCGTACCCGAAGGTCTGTCGGAGGAGGCGGGGCGGCGGCGACGGCTGCTGGAGGAGGCCGTCGCGGAGCTGCATCCGGGCGCACTGGAGGAGTTCTGTACGCCGGCCGGCCTCTCCGCGCGGACCCTCGCGGGCGCGCTGCGCGACCTGACCCGTACGGGTGACGGTGTGGTCGTGCTCTGCGGCTCGGCCTACCGCAACCGGGGCATCGAGCCGCTGCTGGACGCCGTGGTCGCGTATCTGCCCTCGCCGTCGGACGTGCCCGCCGTACGGGGCACGCTGGACGGTGGCGAGCAGGTGCGGGCCGCCGATCCGGACGCGCCGTTCGCGGCCCTGGCGTTCAAGGTGCACTCCACCGCCACCGGGCGGCTGACCTATCTGCGGCTGTACTCGGGGACGATCCGGAAGGGAGAAGTGGTGGCCGTGCGGGACGCGAACGCGACGCGCACCGAACGGATCGGCCGGATCCTGCGCGTCCAGGCCGACCGGCACGCCCAGCTGGACCGGGCCGTGGCCGGGGACATCGTCGCCGTGGTCGGACTGAAGTCCGCCCGCGCGGGATCGACCCTGTGCGCGCCCGGGGCCCCGCTGCTCCTCGAAGCGCCGGTCACCGCCGAGCCCGTCGTGTCGGTGGCGGTCGAGGCCCGGACGAGCACGGACACGGACCGACTGGTGGCGGCGCTGGCACGGCTCGTGGAGGAGGATCCGTCGCTGGTGGTGCGGACCGACGACGAGACCGGGCAGACCGTGCTGTCCGGCATGGGCGAACTGCATCTGGAGGTGGCGGTGGAGAAGATCCGCCGCGCCCAGGGGCTGGACGTCCGGGTCGGCCGGCCGAGGGTGGCCTACCGGGAGACCGTCGTTCGCGGGGTCGCAGGCCTCGTCTTTCGGCATGTCAAACAGGACGGCGGGGCGGGCCAGTTCGCCCATGTCGTACTGGACGTGGAGCCGTTGGAAGGCGACGCCGACCGGGAGGACGGAGGCAGCGCGACCGGGTTCGAGTTCCGGTCGACCGTCGTCGGCGGTCGGGTGCCGCAGGAGTACGTACGGGCCGTCGAGGCCGGTTGCCGGGACGCGCTGGGCGAAGGTCCGCTCGGCGGGCATCCCGTGACCGGGTTGCGGGTCGTCCTACGGGACGGGGCGACCCATACGAAGGACTCGTCGGAGATGGCGTTCCGGACGGCCGGACGGTTCGCCCTGCGTGAGGCGTTGCGGGCGTGCGCGATGGCGGTGCTGGAACCGGTGGTCGAGGTCACGGTCACCGCTCCCGACGAGGCCGTGGGCGGAGTCCTGGGCGACCTGGCGGCGCGGCGCGGCCGGGTCACCGGCTCGGCCGCGCGGGCGGGTGCGGCGGTCGTCACCGCCACCGTGCCGCTGGCCGAACTGTTCGGCTACGCGACGCGGTTGCGAAGCCGCACGCAGGGCCGGGGGGTTTTCACCACCCGACCCACGGGGTACGCCCCGGCGCCGACGTCGGTGCCGCGGGGACCGGCGCCCCGGTAG
- a CDS encoding serine/threonine-protein kinase: protein MSGSDDQQGAAHAARGAGRLIAGRYRLTDQLGRGGMGTVWRAHDQLLARDVAAKELHVFTQGDEDRRVWLRRAVREARVVARVPHPHVVGVHDLVEYEDRLWIVMELIDGPSLAQLIARNGPLEPTKVAELGAQLLGALDAVHAAGALHRDVKPANVLLRRDGSAVLTDFGIAVVDDGEALTNSGEFAGSVEYMAPERVNGGQVGPASDLWSLAATLVTAATGASPFRRPAHAATLHAVAYEQPNLPARLGPLLPAVEALLRKAPEERPSIPDATTALRHAAEGLAADPRSLPSATVRIAIPAGVSLAEAETRTRQHVPWTDHAAPTSRYDAATASALMRRDESRRDRRVMGLVVASVALVFAGTGLGLFLAGVPPFERSAQADASEGKEPGSEAGISLPAGTPLPATPVVNESVVHAAEGWQRVTDTPIQSGDTVTVRFTSGQWTVDDPEMPLTGPDGYDAETDRSLDFAAADCKVNDSAPFGALLGRFTEAGEGEESHIVGKQWTFEAAAGGTLELRINDGENDGGNGCVSDNSGDLSVTVTVAKGA from the coding sequence TTGTCCGGCAGTGATGATCAGCAGGGTGCGGCGCATGCGGCACGGGGTGCCGGGCGTCTGATCGCGGGTCGGTACCGGCTGACCGACCAACTCGGCCGGGGCGGCATGGGCACCGTCTGGCGGGCCCACGACCAACTGCTCGCGCGGGATGTCGCGGCCAAGGAATTGCACGTCTTCACCCAGGGCGACGAGGACCGCCGCGTGTGGCTGCGCCGTGCGGTACGGGAGGCGCGGGTGGTGGCCAGGGTGCCGCACCCGCATGTGGTCGGAGTCCACGACCTCGTCGAGTACGAGGACCGGCTGTGGATCGTCATGGAACTCATCGACGGCCCCTCGCTCGCTCAACTCATCGCACGGAACGGCCCGTTGGAGCCCACGAAAGTCGCCGAACTGGGTGCTCAACTGCTCGGCGCGCTCGACGCCGTGCACGCCGCCGGAGCCCTGCACCGGGACGTCAAACCGGCCAACGTCCTGCTGCGCCGTGACGGCAGCGCGGTCCTGACGGACTTCGGCATCGCCGTCGTCGACGACGGCGAGGCGCTCACCAACTCGGGCGAATTCGCGGGCTCCGTCGAGTACATGGCGCCCGAACGCGTCAACGGCGGTCAGGTCGGGCCCGCTTCGGACCTGTGGTCGCTGGCCGCGACACTCGTCACCGCCGCCACCGGAGCGTCCCCCTTCCGGCGCCCCGCGCACGCGGCCACCCTGCACGCCGTCGCGTACGAACAGCCCAATCTGCCCGCGCGGTTGGGCCCGCTGCTCCCGGCCGTCGAGGCGCTGCTGCGCAAGGCGCCCGAGGAGCGGCCCTCCATCCCCGACGCGACGACCGCCCTGAGGCACGCCGCCGAAGGGCTCGCTGCGGACCCGAGGTCGCTGCCGTCGGCCACCGTCCGGATCGCGATCCCGGCCGGGGTCTCCCTCGCGGAGGCGGAGACCCGGACCCGTCAGCACGTCCCGTGGACGGACCACGCGGCACCCACTTCGCGGTACGACGCCGCGACCGCGTCCGCGTTGATGCGCAGGGACGAGAGCCGGCGTGACAGACGGGTCATGGGCCTGGTCGTCGCCTCGGTCGCCCTCGTCTTCGCGGGGACCGGCCTCGGCCTCTTCCTCGCCGGGGTGCCGCCGTTCGAACGGTCTGCCCAGGCCGACGCGTCGGAGGGCAAGGAGCCGGGCAGCGAGGCCGGTATCTCCCTGCCGGCCGGTACGCCCCTGCCGGCGACCCCCGTCGTCAACGAGTCGGTGGTCCATGCCGCCGAGGGCTGGCAGCGGGTCACCGACACACCCATCCAGTCCGGCGACACGGTCACCGTCCGCTTCACATCGGGCCAGTGGACCGTGGACGACCCCGAGATGCCACTGACAGGACCGGACGGCTACGACGCCGAGACCGACAGGTCGCTCGACTTCGCCGCGGCGGACTGCAAGGTCAACGACTCGGCTCCCTTCGGCGCGCTCCTCGGGCGTTTCACCGAGGCCGGGGAGGGCGAGGAGAGCCATATCGTGGGTAAGCAGTGGACCTTCGAGGCGGCGGCCGGGGGCACGCTCGAACTGCGCATCAACGACGGCGAAAACGACGGCGGCAACGGCTGCGTCTCGGACAACTCCGGCGACCTCTCGGTGACGGTGACCGTGGCCAAGGGCGCCTAG
- a CDS encoding DUF6493 family protein produces the protein MRLVELVEAGDLAGVVRELGALSPEERGACAAGLKAHRGTASRRENTPEAKAALFAAELGCQVTPAAAAAWLLTYRYFKVGTWTVDVLDLYPVGWRAELAARLGESATASDTVYTITEHLVHDTGCPLPASRKFVLAWLSNRANDRERPARVLGGVPGGDLLERLRADAFTPKLVPLAVERPGRVVFGRPGWLLEALVTLTAEGFADRDELVDNLFADMVGDPPGGARAAALLEALALTPAEHARVAPARTALAGRLLGRLPADGTRGETAPHLDFLRALNCTPAENALLVRDHLALLDGSLAVAAYAQEILTGLDEAGLLEPDALTEACERVLLRPEKTLVRTQLTWLDRAIRRDPALAERLLVDMAVAFGHRELALQERALDLTARHVEAAGESVLPRLRAAAELLSPGLAARAGELFGAQEDLGGAPEVAVTGAYADTLPPVPVPSPVPGPVPTATEVAQEVAAVVAGDQDVAAFERALDGLVRHAHVDRTALSEALEPVMRILPKDAHDWVQADLYDVAAAVRGDKPRSRVGLLHRVVHLGRTRPSSSFSLAGSLLAARLAEAMEIIESGTQPFLLAVPTLSTGALDAAVLLARISALDALGIDPAPVDLAQALLRVTPTADGEVLRAAGSLDSPAGRRLAHWLREGGLPHQDSEPKGWPHCEPPKPASQGWWTPARPGAAIDPEFPLAAAALVGPYVGNNGLADPIRPFWVAQLPHHREELMARDYFEPRSSQTGWPRVLPLVAESGGPAGWSVHLAVAFGLIWRLDTIAVVDALLVLAAREQLDGGLLGRQLEALLNDGWPGANRAAESLRTAADTSAYATVWSVLAAALPGLLRGTPVRGVGDLLALAVECVSRCGARGSIAEVTAIADRKGSSQLVRNARLLRDALR, from the coding sequence ATGAGACTGGTCGAACTCGTGGAGGCCGGCGACCTCGCCGGAGTGGTCCGGGAGCTGGGTGCCCTGTCGCCGGAGGAGCGCGGTGCGTGCGCGGCGGGGCTCAAGGCCCACCGCGGGACGGCCTCCCGACGTGAGAACACCCCGGAGGCCAAGGCAGCCCTGTTCGCCGCCGAACTGGGCTGCCAGGTCACCCCCGCGGCCGCGGCGGCCTGGCTCCTGACCTACCGGTACTTCAAGGTGGGCACCTGGACGGTGGACGTCCTGGACCTGTACCCCGTGGGCTGGCGCGCCGAGCTGGCCGCACGGCTCGGCGAGAGCGCGACGGCCTCGGACACGGTGTACACGATCACCGAACACCTCGTCCACGACACCGGCTGCCCGCTGCCGGCCTCCCGGAAGTTCGTCCTGGCCTGGCTCTCCAACCGCGCGAACGACCGGGAACGGCCCGCGCGGGTACTGGGCGGGGTACCGGGTGGCGACCTCCTGGAGCGGCTGCGCGCGGACGCCTTCACCCCGAAGCTCGTCCCACTGGCCGTGGAGAGACCGGGGCGTGTCGTCTTCGGCCGTCCGGGGTGGCTGCTGGAAGCTCTCGTCACCCTCACCGCCGAGGGTTTCGCCGACCGTGACGAGCTGGTCGACAACCTCTTCGCCGACATGGTCGGCGATCCGCCGGGAGGAGCCCGGGCGGCGGCCCTGCTGGAGGCGCTCGCGCTCACCCCGGCCGAACACGCCCGGGTGGCCCCCGCACGCACCGCGCTGGCCGGGCGGCTGCTGGGACGCCTGCCGGCCGACGGCACCCGCGGGGAGACCGCTCCCCACCTGGACTTCCTGCGGGCCCTGAACTGCACACCGGCCGAGAACGCTCTCCTCGTACGGGACCATCTGGCGCTGCTCGATGGGTCGTTGGCGGTGGCCGCCTACGCCCAGGAGATCCTGACCGGCCTGGACGAGGCGGGGCTGCTGGAGCCCGACGCACTCACCGAGGCGTGCGAACGGGTCCTGCTCCGCCCCGAGAAGACGCTGGTCCGTACCCAACTGACCTGGCTCGACCGCGCGATCCGACGGGACCCGGCGCTCGCGGAAAGGCTGCTCGTCGACATGGCCGTCGCCTTCGGGCACCGGGAGCTGGCGTTGCAGGAGCGCGCGCTGGATCTGACGGCTCGCCATGTCGAGGCTGCCGGGGAGTCGGTGCTGCCCCGGTTGCGGGCGGCCGCGGAACTGCTCAGCCCAGGGCTCGCGGCACGAGCCGGCGAACTGTTCGGCGCGCAGGAGGACTTGGGTGGCGCGCCAGAGGTCGCCGTCACCGGGGCGTACGCGGACACGCTGCCTCCCGTGCCGGTCCCGAGCCCGGTGCCGGGGCCCGTCCCGACAGCCACCGAGGTCGCGCAGGAGGTGGCGGCGGTCGTCGCGGGCGACCAGGACGTGGCGGCCTTCGAACGCGCCCTCGACGGACTGGTCCGCCACGCCCATGTGGACCGGACCGCACTGTCCGAGGCGCTGGAGCCGGTCATGCGCATCCTGCCGAAGGACGCCCACGACTGGGTGCAGGCGGACCTCTACGACGTGGCGGCCGCGGTGCGGGGCGACAAACCGAGGTCACGCGTCGGCCTGCTGCACCGGGTCGTCCACCTCGGCCGGACCCGCCCGAGCAGCAGTTTCTCCCTGGCCGGTTCGCTGCTCGCCGCGCGGCTGGCCGAGGCGATGGAGATCATCGAGTCCGGCACACAGCCGTTCCTGCTGGCCGTGCCGACCCTCTCCACCGGCGCGCTGGACGCCGCCGTCCTGCTGGCACGTATCTCCGCGCTCGACGCGCTCGGTATCGACCCCGCGCCGGTCGACCTGGCCCAGGCCCTGCTGCGGGTCACCCCGACGGCGGACGGCGAGGTGCTCCGCGCGGCCGGGTCGCTCGACTCCCCCGCCGGCCGGCGGCTGGCGCACTGGCTGCGCGAGGGCGGGCTCCCGCACCAGGACTCGGAACCGAAGGGCTGGCCCCACTGCGAGCCGCCGAAGCCCGCCTCGCAGGGCTGGTGGACACCCGCGCGCCCCGGGGCGGCCATCGACCCCGAGTTCCCGTTGGCCGCGGCGGCGCTGGTCGGACCGTACGTCGGCAACAACGGCCTCGCCGACCCGATCCGGCCCTTCTGGGTGGCCCAGTTGCCGCACCACCGCGAGGAGTTGATGGCACGCGACTACTTCGAGCCGCGCTCGTCCCAGACAGGGTGGCCGCGCGTCCTGCCGCTCGTCGCGGAGTCAGGCGGTCCGGCGGGTTGGTCGGTGCACCTGGCCGTGGCCTTCGGGCTGATCTGGCGCCTGGACACCATCGCGGTGGTGGACGCCCTGCTGGTCCTGGCCGCGCGGGAGCAACTGGACGGCGGGCTGCTCGGCCGGCAGCTGGAGGCGTTACTGAACGACGGGTGGCCCGGCGCGAACCGGGCGGCCGAGTCGCTGCGGACCGCCGCCGACACGAGTGCGTACGCGACCGTGTGGTCCGTCCTGGCGGCCGCCCTGCCCGGTCTGCTGCGGGGCACCCCGGTCCGGGGCGTGGGCGACCTGCTGGCACTCGCGGTGGAATGCGTGTCGCGCTGCGGCGCGAGGGGCTCGATCGCCGAGGTCACGGCGATCGCCGACCGCAAGGGGTCGAGCCAGCTGGTGAGGAACGCGCGGTTGCTACGGGATGCACTGCGCTGA
- a CDS encoding DUF429 domain-containing protein, with protein MAIERFIGIDLAWANGGTRRPNETGVAAVDRSGAVLDCGWTRGLDETTEWLAGAAVDGSTLVFVDAPLVVDNPAGQRVCEREVGQRYGRWKVSANSTNLGSPRQAGVLLLERLRKAGWSYDDGRQGPPTSGLVLSECYPYTTLVGAAELGYDLERPTYKRRPARVPSADWREVRAQACDELIGRVAGLATADPPLLLASHPVSRRLTEEPSPQRAADYKHREDLVDALLCAWTAALWSRHGLTRCQVLGADSPAPQGYAPTIIAPARAEQRRDGEPGAAMEGGRE; from the coding sequence GTGGCGATCGAGCGGTTCATCGGCATCGACCTGGCCTGGGCGAACGGCGGGACCCGCAGGCCCAACGAGACCGGTGTGGCCGCCGTCGACCGCTCCGGCGCGGTCCTCGACTGCGGCTGGACCCGCGGCCTCGACGAGACGACGGAGTGGCTGGCCGGGGCGGCCGTCGACGGATCGACCCTGGTCTTCGTCGACGCGCCGCTCGTCGTCGACAATCCGGCGGGCCAGCGGGTGTGCGAGCGGGAGGTGGGCCAACGGTACGGCCGCTGGAAGGTGAGCGCGAACAGCACCAACCTGGGCTCTCCTCGCCAGGCCGGTGTGCTCCTGCTGGAACGGCTCCGGAAGGCGGGCTGGTCCTACGACGACGGCAGACAGGGCCCGCCGACCAGCGGCCTCGTCCTGTCCGAGTGCTACCCGTACACCACCCTCGTCGGAGCGGCCGAGCTGGGTTACGACCTGGAGCGCCCCACGTACAAACGCCGCCCGGCGCGCGTACCGTCGGCCGACTGGCGGGAGGTGCGGGCGCAGGCGTGCGACGAGTTGATCGGCCGGGTGGCGGGCCTCGCCACCGCCGACCCGCCCCTTCTGCTCGCCTCGCATCCGGTCTCCCGCCGGCTGACCGAGGAGCCCTCACCTCAGCGGGCGGCCGACTACAAGCACCGGGAGGACCTCGTCGACGCGCTGCTCTGCGCGTGGACGGCCGCCCTGTGGTCGCGGCACGGGCTCACCCGCTGCCAGGTGCTCGGCGCGGACAGCCCCGCCCCGCAGGGGTACGCCCCCACGATCATCGCTCCGGCCCGCGCGGAGCAGCGGCGGGACGGGGAGCCCGGGGCCGCCATGGAGGGCGGGCGCGAATAA